ATGACAGCGGCGTGGCGGGCTCTCCCAGGCTTGGAAACGCCGATGACTGGACGCCCCTGCTGGCAAAAGGGGGCGCTGTTTTAAGGAGTCACGCGATGCGGGGATTCAATGCGATGCCCCCGAAAGGAGGGCGGCTGGACCTTTCAGACTGCGATTTTGAATCCGCTGTGGGGTATATGATTTCAAAAGCGGAGTAAGGCATACGGTTTCAGGTTGAAAAGCCTCTTTGGGAAACTTCCAG
The DNA window shown above is from Candidatus Desulfarcum epimagneticum and carries:
- a CDS encoding putative Cytochrome c-555 (Evidence 3 : Putative function from multiple computational evidences), which produces MRKKMKRVKFLTVAGVISMMSISALTRFDSNAGAFECRDLVEGGQIYAASCATCHDSGVAGSPRLGNADDWTPLLAKGGAVLRSHAMRGFNAMPPKGGRLDLSDCDFESAVGYMISKAE